A genomic stretch from Bos mutus isolate GX-2022 chromosome 4, NWIPB_WYAK_1.1, whole genome shotgun sequence includes:
- the NOM1 gene encoding nucleolar MIF4G domain-containing protein 1 isoform X2: MATSTGATVPARGGFRGRMGRGKRGGGHGQRRGPGGGGEGALRRLKLAVEEFVRGTAEGGTPGGREGPRVAGRARPGGRKSRRELRREKRHLRKARRLQRGAGPAQDPRPGGEASDPRVGAAREEADRPSAGLRRPPAPPKAAPARTQAQGPPGRTKAPAAAAAAARKRALLAANEEEDREIRKLERRLGLNKRRKKGDGSSSVPVSFARDGLDYVLEALGSGESSGLCESGSEAEEGAGPTPPGSELDTDAEDGWEEQDLERSSGQAAEDAWSEERDQDDAEEEARGALGTAKEEGGRKRVRFAEDEERSETPSEAVRTGDQSLGENGGKYVPPHVRRVEETEDAQKKEELERLKKQVKGLINRLSEPNLASISSQLEELYMGHSRKDMNATLTTVVLSACAPDTVMPARLLMEHVLLVSVLHRTVGLEVGAHFLEAVVRRFDDAYKSRRDGKECDNLFAVIAHLYNFHVVQSLLIFDVLRKLVESFTEKDIELILLMLKTVGFSLRKDDALSLKELITETQAKASGAGGRFRDQTRVRFMLETLLALKNNDVRKIPGYDPEPVERLRKLQRGLVRGAGAGTDPELRVSWDSVLNAERTGRWWIVGSAWSGAPMVDSGPQKAPQKPLAGTVSSKILELARKQRMNTDVRRNIFCTVMTSEDFLDAFEKLLKLGLKDQQEREIVHVLMDCCLQEKTYNPFYAFLAGKFCAYERRFQMTFQFSIWDKFRDLENLPATSFANLVHLVAHLLKTKSLPLSLLKVVEFSELDKPRVHFLRKVLHILLMETEVEDLGLIFARVSDKPALGLLREGLKLFISHFLLRGAPEAGALRERAELCTQALQGRGSLRM; encoded by the exons ATGGCGACGTCCACCGGCGCTACGGTGCCGGCGCGGGGCGGCTTCCGGGGGCGCATGGGCCGCGGGAAGCGCGGAGGCGGGCACGGGCAGCGCCGCGGGccggggggcggtggggagggagCCCTGAGGCGGCTGAAGCTAGCCGTGGAGGAGTTCGTGCGGGGGACCGCGGAGGGCGGGACCCCCGGCGGCCGCGAGGGGCCCCGTGTTGCGGGCCGCGCGCGCCCGGGCGGGAGGAAAAGCCGCCGGGAACTGAGAAGGGAGAAGCGGCATCTGAGGAAGGCGCGCCGGCTCCAGAGGGGGGCAGGCCCCGCGCAGGACCCCCGCCCGGGCGGGGAAGCCAGCGACCCCCGGGTGGGGGCAGCGCGGGAGGAGGCCGACCGGCCGTCAGCGGGGCTGCGGCGCCCTCCGGCTCCGCCCAAGGCCGCCCCGGCCCGGACCCAGGCCCAGGGCCCGCCCGGCAGGACCAaggcccccgccgccgccgccgccgccgcccggaaGCGGGCGCTTCTGGCGGCCAACGAGGAGGAGGACCGCGAGATCCGAAAGCTGGAGCGGCGCCTCGGCTTGAACAAGCGCAGGAAGAAGGGCGACGGCAGCAGCTCCGTGCCTGTCAGCTTTGCCCGTGACGGGCTCGACTATGTCCTGGAGGCCCTGGGCTCTGGGGAAAGTAGTGGCTTGTGTGAAAGCGGCAGCGAGGCGGAGGAGGGCGCGGGCCCCACACCCCCCGGGAGTGAACTGGACACCGACGCTGAGGACGGATGGGAGGAGCAGGACCTGGAGCGGAGCAGCGGGCAGGCGGCAGAGGATGCGTGGAGCGAGGAGAGGGACCAGGACGATGCCGAAGAGGAGGCGCGCGGAGCCCTGGGCACAGCCAAGgaggaagggggcagaaagagggtCCGTTTTGCAGAAGATGAAGAGAGGAGTGAAACCCCCTCGGAGGCTGTGCGTACAGGCGATCAG AGTCTTGGTGAAAATGGTGGAAAGTACGTCCCACCTCATGTGAGGCgagtggaggagacagaggacGCCCAGAAAAAGGAAGAACTGGAAAGGCTCAAGAAACAGGTCAAAGGTCTGATCAACAG GCTGAGCGAGCCGAACCTGGCCTCCATCAGCAGCCAGCTGGAGGAGCTGTACATGGGCCATAGCCGGAAGGACATGAACGCCACGCTGACCACTGTCGTGCTGAGCGCCTGCGCCCCGGACACGGTCATGCCCGCCCGGCTGCTCATGGAGCATGTCCTCCTGGTCAGCGTCCTGCACCGCACCGTCGGCCTCGAG GTGGGCGCCCACTTCCTGGAGGCGGTGGTGAGGAGGTTTGATGACGCGTATAAAAGCAGGCGAGATGGGAAGGAGTGCGACAACCTGTTCGCCGTCATCGCCCATCTGTACAACTTCCACGTGGTGCAGTCTCTCCTCATCTTCGACGTGTTGAGGAAACTTGTTGAAAGTTTCACGGAAAAAGATATCGAGCTGATCCTGTTAATGCTGAAGACCGTGGGCTTTTCACTAAGGAAGGACGATGCTCTGTCCCTGAAGGAGCTGATCACGGAGACTCAGGCCAAAGCCAGCGGAGCAGGTGGCAGGTTCCGGGACCAGACCAGG GTCCGCTTCATGCTGGAGACGCTGCTGGCCCTGAAGAACAACGACGTGCGGAAGATCCCAGGCTACGACCCCGAGCCCGTGGAGAGGCTGCGGAAGCTGCAGAGAGGCCTG GTGCGCGGTGCCGGCGCAGGGACAGACCCCGAGCTCCGAGTGTCCTGGGACAGCGTCCTGAATGCCGAACGCACTGGGCGCTGGTGGATCGTGGGGTCCGCCTGGAGCGGCGCCCCGATGGTGGACAGCGGTCCGCAGAAGGCCCCGCAGAAGCCTCTCGCGGGGACG GTTAGCTCGAAGATCCTGGAGCTTGCCCGCAAGCAGAGAATGAACACCGACGTCAGGAGAAACATATTCTGCACAGTGATGACGAGCGAAGACTTTCTGGATGCGTTCGAGAAGCTCCTGAA GCTGGGGCTTAAGGATCAGCAGGAGAGAGAGATCGTTCACGTGCTGATGGACTGCTGCCTGCAGGAGAAGACCTACAACCCTTTCTACGCCTTCCTGGCCGGCAAGTTCTGTGCCTACGAGAGGAGGTTCCAG ATGACGTTCCAGTTCAGCATATGGGACAAATTTCGGGACCTAGAAAATTTGCCAGCCACTAGTTTTGCTAATTTGGTTCATCTGGTGGCCCACTTGTTGAAGACCAAGTCACTGCCACTTTCCCTCTTAAAG GTTGTGGAATTCAGTGAACTGGACAAACCCAGAGTCCACTTCTTACGGAAAGTGTTACATATACTGCTGATGGAGACAGAAGTTgaagaccttggtttgatttttGCAAG GGTGTCGGACAAGCCGGCGCTGGGCCTGCTGCGTGAGGGCCTGAAGCTCTTCATCAGCCACTTCCTGCTGAGAGGCGCCCCGGAGGCTGGCGCCCTGCGGGAGCGTGCCGAGCTGTGCACCCAGGCCCTGCAGGGGCGGGGGTCCCTCAGGATGTAG
- the NOM1 gene encoding nucleolar MIF4G domain-containing protein 1 isoform X1 yields the protein MATSTGATVPARGGFRGRMGRGKRGGGHGQRRGPGGGGEGALRRLKLAVEEFVRGTAEGGTPGGREGPRVAGRARPGGRKSRRELRREKRHLRKARRLQRGAGPAQDPRPGGEASDPRVGAAREEADRPSAGLRRPPAPPKAAPARTQAQGPPGRTKAPAAAAAAARKRALLAANEEEDREIRKLERRLGLNKRRKKGDGSSSVPVSFARDGLDYVLEALGSGESSGLCESGSEAEEGAGPTPPGSELDTDAEDGWEEQDLERSSGQAAEDAWSEERDQDDAEEEARGALGTAKEEGGRKRVRFAEDEERSETPSEAVRTGDQQSLGENGGKYVPPHVRRVEETEDAQKKEELERLKKQVKGLINRLSEPNLASISSQLEELYMGHSRKDMNATLTTVVLSACAPDTVMPARLLMEHVLLVSVLHRTVGLEVGAHFLEAVVRRFDDAYKSRRDGKECDNLFAVIAHLYNFHVVQSLLIFDVLRKLVESFTEKDIELILLMLKTVGFSLRKDDALSLKELITETQAKASGAGGRFRDQTRVRFMLETLLALKNNDVRKIPGYDPEPVERLRKLQRGLVRGAGAGTDPELRVSWDSVLNAERTGRWWIVGSAWSGAPMVDSGPQKAPQKPLAGTVSSKILELARKQRMNTDVRRNIFCTVMTSEDFLDAFEKLLKLGLKDQQEREIVHVLMDCCLQEKTYNPFYAFLAGKFCAYERRFQMTFQFSIWDKFRDLENLPATSFANLVHLVAHLLKTKSLPLSLLKVVEFSELDKPRVHFLRKVLHILLMETEVEDLGLIFARVSDKPALGLLREGLKLFISHFLLRGAPEAGALRERAELCTQALQGRGSLRM from the exons ATGGCGACGTCCACCGGCGCTACGGTGCCGGCGCGGGGCGGCTTCCGGGGGCGCATGGGCCGCGGGAAGCGCGGAGGCGGGCACGGGCAGCGCCGCGGGccggggggcggtggggagggagCCCTGAGGCGGCTGAAGCTAGCCGTGGAGGAGTTCGTGCGGGGGACCGCGGAGGGCGGGACCCCCGGCGGCCGCGAGGGGCCCCGTGTTGCGGGCCGCGCGCGCCCGGGCGGGAGGAAAAGCCGCCGGGAACTGAGAAGGGAGAAGCGGCATCTGAGGAAGGCGCGCCGGCTCCAGAGGGGGGCAGGCCCCGCGCAGGACCCCCGCCCGGGCGGGGAAGCCAGCGACCCCCGGGTGGGGGCAGCGCGGGAGGAGGCCGACCGGCCGTCAGCGGGGCTGCGGCGCCCTCCGGCTCCGCCCAAGGCCGCCCCGGCCCGGACCCAGGCCCAGGGCCCGCCCGGCAGGACCAaggcccccgccgccgccgccgccgccgcccggaaGCGGGCGCTTCTGGCGGCCAACGAGGAGGAGGACCGCGAGATCCGAAAGCTGGAGCGGCGCCTCGGCTTGAACAAGCGCAGGAAGAAGGGCGACGGCAGCAGCTCCGTGCCTGTCAGCTTTGCCCGTGACGGGCTCGACTATGTCCTGGAGGCCCTGGGCTCTGGGGAAAGTAGTGGCTTGTGTGAAAGCGGCAGCGAGGCGGAGGAGGGCGCGGGCCCCACACCCCCCGGGAGTGAACTGGACACCGACGCTGAGGACGGATGGGAGGAGCAGGACCTGGAGCGGAGCAGCGGGCAGGCGGCAGAGGATGCGTGGAGCGAGGAGAGGGACCAGGACGATGCCGAAGAGGAGGCGCGCGGAGCCCTGGGCACAGCCAAGgaggaagggggcagaaagagggtCCGTTTTGCAGAAGATGAAGAGAGGAGTGAAACCCCCTCGGAGGCTGTGCGTACAGGCGATCAG CAGAGTCTTGGTGAAAATGGTGGAAAGTACGTCCCACCTCATGTGAGGCgagtggaggagacagaggacGCCCAGAAAAAGGAAGAACTGGAAAGGCTCAAGAAACAGGTCAAAGGTCTGATCAACAG GCTGAGCGAGCCGAACCTGGCCTCCATCAGCAGCCAGCTGGAGGAGCTGTACATGGGCCATAGCCGGAAGGACATGAACGCCACGCTGACCACTGTCGTGCTGAGCGCCTGCGCCCCGGACACGGTCATGCCCGCCCGGCTGCTCATGGAGCATGTCCTCCTGGTCAGCGTCCTGCACCGCACCGTCGGCCTCGAG GTGGGCGCCCACTTCCTGGAGGCGGTGGTGAGGAGGTTTGATGACGCGTATAAAAGCAGGCGAGATGGGAAGGAGTGCGACAACCTGTTCGCCGTCATCGCCCATCTGTACAACTTCCACGTGGTGCAGTCTCTCCTCATCTTCGACGTGTTGAGGAAACTTGTTGAAAGTTTCACGGAAAAAGATATCGAGCTGATCCTGTTAATGCTGAAGACCGTGGGCTTTTCACTAAGGAAGGACGATGCTCTGTCCCTGAAGGAGCTGATCACGGAGACTCAGGCCAAAGCCAGCGGAGCAGGTGGCAGGTTCCGGGACCAGACCAGG GTCCGCTTCATGCTGGAGACGCTGCTGGCCCTGAAGAACAACGACGTGCGGAAGATCCCAGGCTACGACCCCGAGCCCGTGGAGAGGCTGCGGAAGCTGCAGAGAGGCCTG GTGCGCGGTGCCGGCGCAGGGACAGACCCCGAGCTCCGAGTGTCCTGGGACAGCGTCCTGAATGCCGAACGCACTGGGCGCTGGTGGATCGTGGGGTCCGCCTGGAGCGGCGCCCCGATGGTGGACAGCGGTCCGCAGAAGGCCCCGCAGAAGCCTCTCGCGGGGACG GTTAGCTCGAAGATCCTGGAGCTTGCCCGCAAGCAGAGAATGAACACCGACGTCAGGAGAAACATATTCTGCACAGTGATGACGAGCGAAGACTTTCTGGATGCGTTCGAGAAGCTCCTGAA GCTGGGGCTTAAGGATCAGCAGGAGAGAGAGATCGTTCACGTGCTGATGGACTGCTGCCTGCAGGAGAAGACCTACAACCCTTTCTACGCCTTCCTGGCCGGCAAGTTCTGTGCCTACGAGAGGAGGTTCCAG ATGACGTTCCAGTTCAGCATATGGGACAAATTTCGGGACCTAGAAAATTTGCCAGCCACTAGTTTTGCTAATTTGGTTCATCTGGTGGCCCACTTGTTGAAGACCAAGTCACTGCCACTTTCCCTCTTAAAG GTTGTGGAATTCAGTGAACTGGACAAACCCAGAGTCCACTTCTTACGGAAAGTGTTACATATACTGCTGATGGAGACAGAAGTTgaagaccttggtttgatttttGCAAG GGTGTCGGACAAGCCGGCGCTGGGCCTGCTGCGTGAGGGCCTGAAGCTCTTCATCAGCCACTTCCTGCTGAGAGGCGCCCCGGAGGCTGGCGCCCTGCGGGAGCGTGCCGAGCTGTGCACCCAGGCCCTGCAGGGGCGGGGGTCCCTCAGGATGTAG